A single Anopheles arabiensis isolate DONGOLA chromosome 2, AaraD3, whole genome shotgun sequence DNA region contains:
- the LOC120897067 gene encoding putative nuclease HARBI1 — MIFSHFVSDDSSSDEETTVDLAKQRRLLRSVFDPLQLSNQAFKKNFRVSKEIFLDILAEIEPKFPPVKGKGLKPNEILAAALRFLAEGSYQNGTGNDYKIAIAQPTFSVAFAKWLNIIEETLGNKWISLAMEPNEQQDARRYFFSKSGIPGIVMCVDGTHIKIIAPVDDYDQHYNRKGYYSLNAMIICDHLMKIRYVNAKFGGANHDSHIWNVSGMDNFFETKHRSGETAFKVMLDTLQNHG, encoded by the exons ATGATTTTCTCCCACTTCGTAAGTGACGATAGCAGCAGTGATGAAGAAACAACGGTTGATCTGGCAAAACAGCGCCGACTGCTTCGAAGTGTTTTCGACCCGTTACAGCTTTCTAACCAAGC ATTTAAGAAAAATTTTCGTGTATcgaaggaaattttccttgaCATTCTGGCGGAGATCGAGCCCAAGTTCCCACCGGTTAAGGGAAAGGGGCTTAAGCCAAATGAAATTTTGGCTGCTGCTCTGCGATTTCTAGCTGAAGGCAGCTACCAAAATGGAACCGGTAATGATTACAAAATAGCTATTGCCCAGCCTACTTTCTCGGTAGCCTTTGCAAAATGGTTGAACATTATCGAAGAAACTCTTGGGAACAAATGGATCTCTTTAGCGATGGAACCAAATGAGCAACAAGATGCACGACGATACTTCTTCTCAAAAAGTGGCATTCCTGGTATAGTGATGTGTGTTGATGGTACACACATAAAAATTATTGCACCTGTGGACGATTACGATCAGCATTATAACCGGAAGGGCTATTACAGCCTAAACGCGATGATT ATTTGCGACCATCTCATGAAAATTCGGTATGTGAATGCCAAATTCGGAGGAGCCAATCACGATTCACATATTTGGAATGTAAGTGGAATGGACAATtttttcgaaacaaaacatCGAAGCGGAGAAACTGCATTCAAG GTGATGCTGGATACCCTTCAAAACCATGGTTAA
- the LOC120897068 gene encoding TSET complex member tstA-like, with protein MQYQKMVDKLEDVPDIARGMFKGDQTAFWEEMAEHLNALGPPIRTGATWKRVWFDYKCAVKKKLRVNKASLLATGGGPFHQRPLNDVEERVADLTNLKATIEGNSGRAFGDQLCTMDSNNNNNNNQLLANNNNEQNLEHEQPYSEMENNEQQNPVVAKARQKRSRKRRNTEAVLRLNEELLQLMKRNIEAQKESTAALTKVAGAIDNATAALKEAMERLTID; from the exons ATGCAGTACCAAAAAATGGTCGACAAGTTGGAAGATGTCCCCGACATCGCTAGAGGGATGTTCAAAGGTGACCAGACCGCTTTTTGGGAAGAGATGGCCGAGCATCTTAACGCCCTTGGACCGCCAATTCGAACGGGTGCAACGTGGAAGCGG GTATGGTTCGATTATAAATGTGCGGTCAAAAAAAAGCTGCGAGTTAATAAAGCGTCGTTGTTGGCTACTGGTGGCGGGCCGTTCCATCAACGGCCCTTAAACGACGTGGAGGAACGAGTTGCTGACTTGACCAACTTAAAGGCCACAATAGAAGGCAACTCTGGCCGTGCTTTCGGTGATCAGCTTTGCACGAtggacagcaacaacaacaacaacaacaaccaattGTTGGCGAATAACAATAATGAGCAAAACTTAGAACACGAGCAGCCATATAGTGAGATGGAAAATAACGAGCAGCAAAACCCGGTGGTAGCCAAAGCTCGACAGAAACGGAGCCGGAAGCGCAGAAACACCGAAGCGGTATTGCGCCTAAACGAAGAGCTGCTACAGCTCATGAAGCGCAACATAGAGGCGCAAAAAGAATCCACTGCTGCTCTAACGAAGGTAGCTGGCGCAATAGATAACGCAACAGCAGCGCTGAAAGAGGCAATGGAACGCCTGacaattgattaa